The nucleotide sequence TCTCTAACTTTCTTAAATAGATTAGAAGAATACACAAAATCTGTTACGGTTTCATCTTCGGTCTTAAAGATCTGAGATTTATCTCCTTTCCATGCTAAAACTCCATCTTTTAGAAATGCGATATTCTCTCCAATTTCCAGAACAGAGTTCATATCGTGAGTAATGATCACTGTAGTGATGTCATACTCCTTGGTTAGATCATGAATAAGATTATCTATAACAGTGGCCGTTTTTGGATCTAACCCCGAGTTTGGTTCATCACAAAACAAATATTTAGGTTTGTTAACAATTGCTCTAGCTATAGAAACCCTTTTTTGCATTCCACCACTAATTTCTGAAGGGAGTTTGTTTTCTGAACCTTCTAGGTTTACTCTTTTTAAAACTTCAGCTACACGATCTTTCAAATCTCTTTTGCGAGATTTCGTAAACATTCTTAAAGGAAACATCACATTCTCCTCTACGGTCATAGAATCGAAAAGTGCGCCGCCTTGAAAAACCATCCCTATCTCTTTACGTAATTCTCTTTTCTCCTCATCACTAAAATTAGAGTAAGGTTTTCCGTCATATTCTATGGTTCCTTCATCAGGAATAAAAAGTCCGAGCATAGATTTAAGTAAAACACTCTTTCCTGATCCTGATTGGCCGATAATAAGGTTCGTCTTTCCGGTCTCGAAAACAAAATCAATACCTTTTAGGATCTTTTCACCATCAAAA is from Gillisia sp. Hel1_33_143 and encodes:
- a CDS encoding ABC transporter ATP-binding protein; its protein translation is MIEVKNLHKGFDGEKILKGIDFVFETGKTNLIIGQSGSGKSVLLKSMLGLFIPDEGTIEYDGKPYSNFSDEEKRELRKEIGMVFQGGALFDSMTVEENVMFPLRMFTKSRKRDLKDRVAEVLKRVNLEGSENKLPSEISGGMQKRVSIARAIVNKPKYLFCDEPNSGLDPKTATVIDNLIHDLTKEYDITTVIITHDMNSVLEIGENIAFLKDGVLAWKGDKSQIFKTEDETVTDFVYSSNLFKKVRDAQLQGH